Sequence from the [Bacteroides] pectinophilus genome:
TTTAAGATATAAAGGACGAAAGTTAATACTTATCGGAGACAATCTTGCCTACGAATACTGGCTAAAAAAAATGTACGGCATTATTGTAGCAAAGCGCATACATTATACCGCTGAATCAACATTTGAATCAGTATATGAACAGCTTAATGAAACTGCTTATCAGTACAAAGATTATATATGTGTAGTTCCTCATATATATACAGGCACTGATGTGCTTAAAGCTGTATGGACATGTGGTTTTGCAATGCAGTCCGACTGTATAACAGCTATCCATCAGCCATACACACTTAAGAATTTTGCCGGAGAATACACCGATTGCTATAATAATCACATTTTGGCTGAATCTCCGGTTACTCTTGAAGTCAAGGGCAGTGGATCTCATGTGTCAATAGGACACGGTGTCCATGCATTTAATGAACAGCTGCGTTTTATAATTCTTAATGACGTTACTCTTGCAATTGGTAAAAGGACATTTACCTCTAAAAGCAAAGTTATTACATCAACTATTTATGACGGCGGCAAAGTTATAATTGGTGACAATGTTAATTTGGGCAATAATGTACATATAAGATGCAGTTTCTTCGACAATACCTATATCGGAGATAATACAGTAGTAGGTGATGATACAGTAATATTCAACGGCGACGGGCATGCAATAATAAGTGTTGACACCGGGGAGAATATTAACTATGACCTGAATAACTCACCAGAAGAAAAACATATTATAACAATTGGTTCTAATGCCACAATAGGAAAAGACTGCTTTGTTTTATCCGGTTCATTTATCTCTGATAAATCAATCGTACGTGACAAATCACTTGTGAACAAAAGGTTTGATTGTGCTGCATTAATTGCAGGCCATCCTGCACATCTTATAAAGAAGTTATAGAATTAACCGGGAGTGTATATACATGAAGATTGCTACTTTAGGCTCCAGAATTATCGATGACGCTGTTGTCAGTTCAAAAGCCGGGAATCATAATGACAATATTAAAAGAATCGTCGGAATCTCTCTCTTTTCTATTAATTCTGATTCTCTGTTAAATGAAAACGAGCGTTGGAATATCAAAGAAAAGAATTCATACCGCAAAAATATTTTAACAATGGATCTTAATAAGTCAATAATGCAGATTCTTGCTAAAACACGTTACGAACGTCTTTTTATCGACTTTGCTGACTCTGCCGGAGATATCTGGCAGTGTACGCTTACTGACGGTCGTATTTTCAGATGTACTTATAATGATATATTCAGAAATAATATTACATACATAAAAGAATCTATTATTGCCAAATCAAAATGTTCAATAAAAAATGAGGTTATTATAAAGCCTCTTGAATGGAACGATGCTGAGCTTACTGCCGAGGTTACAAGATTAGCTTCCGAATTCCTTGCTCTTGATGTATCAAGGACTGTTCTTTTCAATCCGTATATTCCATTCAGATATAAGGTTGATAATTCCATAAATAACAGTCCGTTTCCTCAAAAAGTATCTGACATTAATGCATTCTCTGAAAGGTGCTTTAAAAAGCTTTGTGATATAATGCATTGTCAGATGATTAACCGAACTGATTTTGTGCTTGGCGGTTCACGCTATAATGATGTAGGCGGACTTTCTTACACACAGGAATATTATGATTATCTCAACAGATGCGTAGATTCAGCACAGACGGCTGAACTTGAGAATACTTATATACATCAGCTTCAGTCATCTGTGGAAATGTGTTTATTAAATAATAATTCCAATAAAATAAAAACACTGAATGGCTCACGCAAATTAATTCTGATATGTGAATCAGAGGAAGTTTATGATTATTGCAAAGAAGAATTAGGCATACCATGCACTTCTTACATAAAGTATTCTGATGCCGTCACAAAAAAACAGTGTCTTTGCCACAAGCTTTCAAAACTGCATGGAAAATATGATGAATATTTTATAGTAATTGCGCACCTTACACGTGACAGCGCAATCTTGAAATTATTATGGGAAATAGGATTTACTCAGCCTTTTGGATGCTATGTGCCTTCGGTTGATGAGTTCTGTCTCAACAACTTTAAGGGCTCATTTTCTGATATTTACCACAACATGGCAACTATAAAAAGCGAACATGTTCAAGCCCATTTTTCTGCGCACGCTTCTGAGATTACAATACATGAAAACTGTAATTTTAACCAGCGTCTGCTTGCATTCGTTCGTAATAGCTCTGTTCTTACTTTCGGCAAAGATATAAGAGCTGATAAATTAAGCACATCCTGTTTTGACTGTTCAGAAATTTCAATTGGAGATAGTTCCACCTTTGCAGACAATTGCTTTATTGTGACAGGAACGCCATTTACTAATATAGATATTGGCAGGGACTGTATGTTCTCAAGTAAAATTACCTGTCTTGGCGGTGACGGACATGCAATATTCGACATTGATTCAGGAGATAGGATTAATCTGAATCCTGATAACGTCCGGTCAGGCAAACTCAGCATTAACATAGGCAGCCATGTCTGGGTTGGATATCAGGCATTCATTATGAGTGGTGCGGATATAGGTTCGGGCACAGTCATCGGTGCCCGTACACTTGTAAGCAAACCTATACCTAATAATGTTATAGCTGCCGGCAAACCTGCTGCCGTAATTAAAAAGGATGTTACATGGCGCCGTGATCCGTTCAGCCACAATATTTATGATAATCCTGATTCATTGGAAGCTGAATTTATAAAGAGGACGGGAGAGTAGATATAATGTCTGATTTAAAACCGATAATTTTAAAAGCGTTTGTTGGAAGCTATTCTGATGATTTCAATAATCAAATTGAAACAGGAATACCTATTGATATTAATATATATGGCAGCAATAATTCTGTTATTATTAATGGCAGCAATAAAAGTATTTCATATAGCATTACAGTCTGCAATAATACCAATATATCTATTGGATATAATGTCTTAACCAACATGAATCGCAAGCTTGAACTCGTTGCAGAAGATAACTCCGATATATCCATAGGAGATAACACTTCGTTTGTTAACGGGTGCAGATTTTTTGCTGGAAACAGCAGTAAAATATACATAGGACGTAACTGCATGTTTTCTACTGATATTCTTGTATCATGTAATCCAGTTATTGCTGAAATTACTTCATGCAATAATTCTATAAATGTGAATGATTATGTGTGGGTAGGATGGGGGGCATCGCTGCAGCAGGGCTGCAATATTAACAAAAGCTGTATTGTTGCTGCTCAGGCCGTTGTTGAAAATGAAGTTCCTGCCAACAGCCTTATAGCAGGAGACCCTGCTAAAATCATACGCAGCAATATTACATGGCATCGTCACAATATGGAATATAATATTAATGCCGTTTCGGCTGAATACAGAACTATATCAAACACTTAAGGATTAAACATGAAAAAAGCGCTAATTGTTGCCGGTGCCGGAGGATTCATAACACATTTTGAATTAAGCGACATAGATATTCTTATCGACATGGGATATCATGTCATATGTGCTGCTAATTTTGATAACCCTCTGTACGAATTTGATATTGATACACTTAACAGACGCAATGTAACCATTTATAATATACCTATGTCTAACAGACCGTCAGACATAGTCAGCCATGTCAGGTCTTTCTTCTGCCTTAAGAGAATCATACGCCGGGAGAATGTTGACATAATACACTGTCATACACAGGTGCCGTCAGCAATATCAAGAATGTCTGCAGGAAGGACTAAGGCCGGTATTATATATACGTCACATGGTTTTCATTTCTACGGTAAATCATCACTGACGGTAAGAATTATCAAATATATAGAAAAGAAACTGGCAAAAAAAACTGACTGTATTATAACTATCAATAATGATGATTACAATAATGCATTAAAGCTTGCCTCCGGAAGGACTATCGTAAGAAAAATTCCGGGAATAGGAATTGATACAGAGCGTTATATTCCCGCTGAAGCGTCAGGAAAGTCTGTACGTGCATCATCCGGAATACCTGATGGCGCATTCTATATAATCTCTGCCGGCATGCTTAATGACAATAAGAATCATATTACTGTCATAAAAGCAATTGCTGCGCTTGATAATCCGAATATATACTATGATATATTCGGTGAAGGACCTAAGCGCCCTGAACTTGAGCAGGCCATTGCATCGTATGGTCTTACCGGAAAGGTACGTCTGCGCGGATACAGAAGTGATATGTATAATTATTTCCCCGCAGCGGACTGCAGTGTTTTTGTTTCAAAACATGAAGGTCTCGGGATGGCTGCACTTGAGTCGTTATCATGTGGTATACCTGTAATAGCTACCAACCTGAGCGGTACGCGTGAGTATATTATTAACGGTACCAACGGATTCTTTATTGATGCATGGAATAATGTCAGCCAGCTTGCCAATATCATAGACAGCTGTTGTACTGACAGACGCATATTGAAGAATATGGCACATGATTGCCGTAAGACGGCCACAATGTTTGACATAAGCATTTCAAGAACAATTATGAAAGAAATATATAATGATATCGACAAACGAACGAAGCACAACCGGTACAAATAAAAAAATTTCTGTTATAATGGGTGTCTATAACCAGAATAATTTCCGGATACTTTTTGATGCCGTTAATTCAATATTAAACCAGACTTACAGTAATTTTGAATTTCTGATATACAACGATGGTTCCAATCCGGAAGTATCTGAAGAACTACTCAGGCTTTCCGGACTTGACAAGAGAATACGCATATTATCATCGGCTGAGAATCATGGTCTGGCATATGCACTTAATGTCTGTATTGACAACGCAGACGGTGAATATATTGCACGAATGGATGATGATGATATATCACTTCCGGACCGCTTTGAAAAGCAGATTAACTTCCTTGAGAATAATCCGCAGTATTCATGGTGCGGAACATCTGCATTGCTTTTTGATAATAGCGGAATATGGGGCAGGCGCATAATGGTCGAGATTCCTGAGGCTGCTGATTATCTCAGATATTCACCATATATTCATCCCTCCGTTATGTTCCGTTCAGATGCTTTAAGAAAAGCAGGCGGTTATCATTCATCCGTCAGGACATTGCGCTGTGAAGACTATGAACTTTTCATGCGTATGACTATGGATGGTTATAAAGGCTTCAATCTTCAGTTACCTCTTTTTATGTACCGCGAAGATATTAATAATGTACACCGCAGAAAGCTGCGGTTCCGTATTGATGAAACGCGGCTGCGGTTATGTTATTTCAGGAAGCTGGGCATTTTATTTCCTTTTGGCTGGATATATGTCCTGCGTCCGCTTGCAGGCTTTTTTATCCCGGATTTCTTATTACATCATATCAAGAGAAATGAGACAGCATAATAATGATTAATAATAAATACGAAAACATTTTCAAAAAAGACAGGATTTATTCCTCTATTTTTTCAGAGCTGGACACTAAAAGTTCTATAACAGATGAGCAGCGGTATTTTTTATATGCATTTGCACCGTCTGTTCTTGAATTTGCCAGATGGATACTTAACTCAGCAATGAATAATGGTCATAAAAGAATATACTTTCTCGCACGTGACGGATATTATCCATACATTGCTGCAACACAGCTCTGCCAAGCCATGGAATATGACATTGAATGCAAATATCTTTCATTATCCCGTTATTCTCTCAGAATTCCGGAATTCCATCTCATGAAGGAGCAGTGCGTTGATAGAATATGTCTAGGAGGAATAGATGTTACATTTGAAAAGGTAATGAAACGCGCAGGGCTTACGGATGCTGAATGTCTGTCAATAGCAAAAGAGTGTGGCTATAAAGATTCCATGCATGATATACTTTCTTACAGTACAATAATGGAACTCAAGCCGGTTCTTCGCAGTAATAAGCATTTTCTCAAAATGGTATACTCGCATTCTGAACATGCATATTCAGACACAATAAGCTATCTTAGACAGGAAGGGCTTTTTGACGGTCTCAGTTTTGCGATTGCAGACAGTGGATGGATTGGAAGTATTCAGCAGTCATTGAAGAATCTTATCCATTCTGTTAATCCTTCAATTAATTTTGAAGGTTATTATTTTGGCCTGTATGACCTTCCTGATAAGGCATCGGCCAGTAACTACCATGCTTTTTATTTTGGACCCGGTAATCATATTTTACGGAAAATGAGATTCTGCAACTGCTTGTATGAAGCAGTCCTTTCTGCGCCCGAAGGAATGACAGTTTCCTATGAGTGCACTGATAATACTTACCGTCCCGTACTGGCAGACAGGTTCAATGTTAATCATGATTTAATAAAATATAACCAACAAGCTTTACAAATGTTTCTTGACGTTGTAATATCCAAAAAGGAGTTTTTAAGTTACACATGTCCCAGCTTATCAGGCAGGCTTTTGGAATGCCTGATGGCATCACCCGACATTACTGAAGCGGCTTACTGGGGAAATCTTATATTTTCAGATGATGTTATTGACTATCGCAGCCAGCGTGTGGCAAGACCTCTTACAGATGAAGATATCAGAAATCAGAGAATATTCAACAAAATCCTTAATATGCTTGGATTAAAGCATGACACTATTCATGAGAGTGCATGGATAGAAGGCAGTATTGTCCTTGGGCATAATAGACGGACAGATATGCTTCATGCTCATATGTACAAATTTCTTGTTTATTTAAAAAAATATATAAAGTGGGTAATAAAGTAATGAAAAAAAGTGAAAGTCTCAAACAATATTTCTTTGTATTAAGGCAGCTCGTATCAAGAGAACTTAAACGCAAATACGCAAGATCATATCTCGGTATATTATGGAGCGTGCTCAATCCCATGCTTTCCATGGCTGTCCTGTCAATGATTTTTTCTACAATGTTCAAGAAATCAATTCAGAACTTCCCGATATATTATCTCACGGGATTAATAATATGGCAGCTTTTCAGCACTGCAACTTCAACGTCCATTACTACGCTTGTTGATAACAGGCAGCTGCTTCTCAAGGTTAAGCTGTCCAAGGAAACATTCGTACTCGCGCGTGTTTTTACAGCCGTTGCCAATTTCGGATATACATTCATCGCATACATAATTATGTTATTTGTATTCAAAATAAAATTTAATCCGTATATGCTGCTTTTACCGATAGATGTGATTTTTCTTACGCTTTTTTCAATCGGGATGGCATATATTCTTTCTACATGTTATGTTTTTTTTGCAGATATTAATCATCTGTACTCCGTAGTTCTCACATTGTGGATGTACATGAGTGCAATATTTTATCCTATTGATTCTGTTCCGGTATCTATGCAGCTTATTATTGGTTATAACCCAATGTTCTCGTATATTAATTTTGCCAGGGACTGTGTTCTCAATGCAAAGCTTCCGGATGCCACTGACTTTACACAGATTGCTGCGTGGGGAATCGTTTCCTTCGCTATTGGGACTTATGTATTTAAGAAAAATGAAAATAAAGTTATGCAGGTAAGCTGATCTGTAAATATTAAAGAGGAATAAAATTATATGGAAAACGAAAAAAAAGAGACTAAACCCGCAATTATTGTTAATAACGTGTCAATGCGCTTTAAGATATCAACAGGCAATGTATCAGGCCTTAAAGAATTCATTATAAATAAAATCTCCCACAAATCCACATATCGCAAGTTTTATGCATTGCGCAATGTAAGCTTTGAAGTAAACAAAGGAGAGGTTGTCGGTATAATCGGTACCAACGGCTCAGGCAAGAGTACTCTGCTTAGAATAATTTCCGGAGCACTTAAACCAACAAGTGGTAATGTCGTTGTTGACCGTCGTAAGATTCAGCTTCTTACATTGGGAACCGGCTTTGATTCTGAACTTACTGCAAGAGAGAATGTATACCTTAATGGAGCAATAATCGGATACAGCAAAGAATTTCTTGATGCCAATTACGATAAGATTGTTGAATTTGCAGAACTGCAGAATTTTATGGATGAGAAAGTAAAGAATTTTTCGTCAGGAATGGTATCAAGATTAGGATTTGCAATTGCCACTGCCGGTAAAAATGCCGATATACTCATCTTGGATGAAGTTCTCAGCGTCGGTGACGAATTTTTCAAAGAGAAGAGTATGAAGCGTATAAAAGAAATGATTCACAGCGGTGCTACAGTACTCATTGTCTCACATTCGCTCAGCACAATAAAAGAGAATTGTACGAAGGTTATATGGCTTAATAAGGGCAAGCTAATGATGATTGGACGTCCAAAGAAGGTCTGTGATGCATACAGCCGCATGAACGTCCCGGGTGCCATAAAGACAAAATCTGCCCGTAAAAGTGACAGCAGCAAAGCCGCGCAGAATGCAGCAAAGAAAAATGTCCAAAAAGCAGCTCAGGGCAGGGACAATCAGGGAAAAACTGTGCGCAAGCTTGGTTTTATAAAAAAAGGCAATGATTTTATACTTGTCAAGAATGGCGTCCCAGATCTGAAATTCACCGGACTCATTAACATATACGAAGCATGGTGGTATGTTGTGGAAGGCAGGCTTAACCTCGAATATACAGGTCTTGTATATAATGCCGGATTTTACTGGTATGTGTCACGTGGTAAGATTGATGTCACATTTTCAGGCAAAGTAATGCATGAAGGCAAGGAATATATTGTAAAGCTTGGAAAGGCTCTGGGATGATTGCAAAGATTAGAATATCTGTTTACAACCTTTTAGTTAACAGAAAAACCGGAATATGTAAACGCTACCATAAATTTCACGATAAAGCCCATGGAGTTAAGAAAATATTTTCATGGCTTTATCTTATTTGCCTTAATTTCTGCTATTATATATTATTCTGTCATTTTCTCGGTGATGACATACAATGTGCTGTATATGAGAGGAAAAAGCTGCTTATTGATAAAAGTGAATCCGAAGCAGCATTTGAAAGAATTATTCCGGCAGACAGACTTATTGAAAAGCTGTCCGCGTATGATATTGTATCTTTTGATATATTTGACACATTAATATTCAGACCATTTTCTGCTCCATCGGATCTGTTTTATCTGTTAGGCTGTCAGACACAGATGCTTGATTTTAAGAATATAAGAACAGCCATGGAATCCTCCGCACGATACAGAATGTATAAAAACTCCGGCACATATGAAGTTACAATATTCGATATATGGAAAGAGATTGAGGAACAGACCGGTCTTTCTTCATCATATTGGAAAGAAGAATTAGACCTTGAGAAAGAATACTGCTTTGCAAACCCATATATGCAGAAGGTCTTCAATTCCCTGATTGAAAAAGGCATAAAAGTTATTATAACATCTGATATGTATATTCCGTCCTCATACATGGAAGATCTTCTTAAGTCATGTGGCTATACCGGCTATGACAGGCTTTTTGTATCATGCGACCTGAAAAAGAGTAAGGCTGACGGACAATTATATACACACATAAGATCACTTTATCCCGGATCTTCATTAATACACATAGGGGACAACTACAAAAGCGATTATATAATGGCACATAAGCATGGTTTTGATACATTTTATTATCCCAATGTTAACGGTTCCGGCGAACGATACAGAGCTTATGATATGTCTCCTGTGATCGGCGGGGCTTACAGAGGGCTTGTTAATACCCATCTGTATAACGGAGCTCTTCAGTTCTCCCGTGAATACGAATATGGATTTATATATGGCGGATTATTTGTGACAGGCTATTGCAATTTCATACACAATTACGCTACTCATCACAGCATTGACAAAGTTCTCTTTCTTTCCAGAGACGGAGATATATTAAAACATGCATATGATATAATGTTTCCCGGAAATTCCTCAGTATATGTACACTGGTCAAGGAAAGCAGCGACAAAGCTCACAGCAGGAATCAACCGCTATGATTACATCCGCAGATTTTTGTACCATAAAGTCAATCAGAATATTCCTCTAAGCGACATATTTGCATCCATGTCACTTAGCAAAGATTTAACCGGTACATTTAACCTGAATACTGATGAATGCCTTACCAATGCCAATGTAGAAGCTGTCAGGCATATTCTTCTTGACAACTGGGATGCTGTCGTTGCTGAATACAAAACAGAAAGTAAAGCTGCCTCCCAATATTATAAAAATATTGTCAAAGGCTGCCGAAAAGTATGTGCTGTGGATATAGGATGGGCCGGAAGCGGTGCGGTTGCACTTAATAATCTTTTCAATAAAGAATGGGGCATTGATTGTGATGTAACCGGGATAATTGCGGGAACCAACACACTTTATAATACTGATGCAGATGCAGGAGAGCCGCTACTTCAGTCCAAAAGACTTGTGTCTTACATGTATTCCGCTTCATTCAACCGTGACCTTATCAAAAAGCATAACCCAAATCGCGGTTACAATCAATTCTGGGAGCTTCTGCTTGCTTCTACCGACAGACAGTGTACCGGATTCGGCTTTGACTCTGATAATAATGCCGTACCCCTCTTTGGCAGGTGCGACATTAATCAGGACGGCATACTAATGATACAGAATGGCATAATCGACTTTGTAAAACTATACGGCAATCATTTTGGAAATAGTTTTTTCTACAATATATCAGGACGTGATGCATACGCACCTATGCTGGCTGCAGCATCAGATAATGAGAAATATCTTCGCAGCATTTACAGCAATTTTAATGTTGAAGCCAATGTAATATGATTGAAGCAGCTGCCAATGAGCAGGAAAGGAGTGTACAATCTGATATGAATTTATATATGATCATCAAGCGTATATTTGATATTGTAATATCTGTATCTGCTCTGATTTTTCTGACTCCGGTATTTGCAGTAATTGCAGTTTTAATATACCATGAAGATCATGGAAAGATATTCTATACATCCAACAGAGTCGGATTAAATGGCAGGATATTCAGAATCTACAAATTCAGAAGCATGAAGATGAATGCTGACAATCTGGAAGATACTCTTAATGAGAACGAGATAGAGCAGTACTTTAAAGAATTTAAGATTGTTAATGACCCAAGGATAACACGCATTGGCAGGGTTCTTCGCAAGACCAGCCTTGATGAGATTCCGCAGTTTTTTAATATTCTTAAAGGTGACATGTCACTTATAGGTCCCAGACCTATACTAAAATCAGAGCTTAACAAATATTATCCGGCCAATCAGGATAAACTCCTAAAAGTAAGACCGGGGCTTACCGGCTACTGGCAGTCACACGGCCGTAATAATGTAAGCTACAAAAATAATGCGCGTCAGAATATGGAGCTTTATTATGTAGACAATTGTTCATTTATATTTGATATAATAATTTTTTTTGAAACATTCATAGCTGTTTTTAACACACGCGGAGCCAATTAGATTTGACCGCAGTTTCAGGAGCAACACATGGACACCAATTCATTGCAGATTATAGTAATAATAGTTATTGTGATACTTACGTGCATATACGTATATGTACGCAACAAAAAGAATGCTGCTGCCGCGATTGAGCGGCGGATAACAAAAGAATGGGGAAATATTCCTTCAAAAAAATATACTTCTGACAGTTATTCCAATATATCTCATTATTTTCGCAACAGTACCGGTGTTCCGGCTCATGTTATTGATGACATAACATGGAATGACCTTGGAATGGATGACATATTCCGCCTTATCAACAACACTTATTCGTCAACCGGTCAGGAGTATCTTTATAAGCTTTTACGCACTCCATGTGCTGAAGAAGAGGTCCTGAAGGAATTCGGAACTCTTGCAGACATTTTTGGAACTGACGAAGCACTTCGCAAAAGCATGCAGCGTGCCTATATGAAGCTTGGCACATCAAGAAATATCTCTGTTTCAGATTATCTTGAAGTAATAACCGGCCTTGAGCCCGAAAGTAATGCAAAACACTATGCCGGATGGGCTGCCATTACAGCTTCATTTGCACTTCTTGCCTTCAGTCCTGCTGCCGGAATAGCTGCAATATGCATCGTCATAGGATATATTGTTGTGTCATATTACAAATGCAAAGCGCAGATTGATCCATATCTTGCATGTGTCAATCATATATTAAAGCTGGACGAGTGTTCATCTGACGTGATATCCGTAATATCTTCACATGACGGGCTTGAAGATTACGTAACACAGCTTTCACAGCTTCACCACATAATGGCAGCAGACCTCAAAGGCTCAGGTATTCTTGGAGCATCCTCAGGTCTTGACGGTTCAGTTGCCGCCATGCTGCTTGATTATGTAAGAATACTGACACATCTTGATATTATCAGATTCAATAAAATGATTAAAAAAATTGCTCTTCATAAAGAACAGGTCTTCCTGATGATGGAGCTTCTCGGCAGACTTGAATCAGCCATTGCCGTAGCTTCCTTCAGGCAATATCTTGACAGTAATAACGGCTGGTGTGAACCCGGGCTTTCGCACAGCAGCATCAGGCTCAATGCAGAAGGTTTATATCACCCTCTTATAAATAATCCTGTTGCCAACTCCATTGATGAAGAACACTGTGTTCTTATTACCGGCTCCAACGCTTCGGGAAAGTCAACATTTCTTAAGACAATTGCAATAAATGCAATCCTTGCACAGACAATATACACCTGCACGGCGGCTTCTTATAGTGCCGGTTATTACCGTATATATTCATCTATGGCACTCAGGGATGACATAAGCCGCAGCGAAAGCTATTACATGGCTGAGATACGTTCACTTAAAAGAATAATGGATGCTGCCCGCCAGCAGGATTCATGCCCGGTTCTGTGTTTTATCGACGAGGTTCTGCGCGGAACCAATACAGTCGAACGAATCGCAGCATCCGCACAGATTCTTAAATACATGGCAGAACGCCGCGTCCTGTGCTTTGCAGCTACCCATGATATCGAGCTGACTGAGCTTCTTGAGAGCTGTTATTCCAATTATCATTTTCAGGAAGAGGTGCTTGATAATGATGTTAAGTTTAATTACAGACTGTATACAGGCAGGGCAGCTTCACGCAATGCCATAAAACTTCTGTCAATAATGGGCTATGATGATGCAATTATTGCAAGTGCGGAACAGATGGCATCAGACTTTATAAAAACAGGCAAATGGAGGAATATATGAATGTAACAATCTATACGGACGGTGCAGCCAGAGGCAATCCCGACGGTCCGGGAGGCTATGGAACGGTCATTCATTATGTCGACCCAAAGGGTGAACTTCATGTTCGTGAATTCAGCGCCGGCTACAAAAAGACTACCAATAACAGGATGGAGCTTATGGCTGCAATTGCAGGTCTTGAAGCTCTTACCAGACCATGTAACGTTAATCTTATATCAGATTCCAAATATCTTGTAGACGCATTTAACCAGCACTGGATAGAAGGCTGGATCAAAAAAGGCTGGAAACG
This genomic interval carries:
- a CDS encoding acyltransferase, which codes for MKIATLGSRIIDDAVVSSKAGNHNDNIKRIVGISLFSINSDSLLNENERWNIKEKNSYRKNILTMDLNKSIMQILAKTRYERLFIDFADSAGDIWQCTLTDGRIFRCTYNDIFRNNITYIKESIIAKSKCSIKNEVIIKPLEWNDAELTAEVTRLASEFLALDVSRTVLFNPYIPFRYKVDNSINNSPFPQKVSDINAFSERCFKKLCDIMHCQMINRTDFVLGGSRYNDVGGLSYTQEYYDYLNRCVDSAQTAELENTYIHQLQSSVEMCLLNNNSNKIKTLNGSRKLILICESEEVYDYCKEELGIPCTSYIKYSDAVTKKQCLCHKLSKLHGKYDEYFIVIAHLTRDSAILKLLWEIGFTQPFGCYVPSVDEFCLNNFKGSFSDIYHNMATIKSEHVQAHFSAHASEITIHENCNFNQRLLAFVRNSSVLTFGKDIRADKLSTSCFDCSEISIGDSSTFADNCFIVTGTPFTNIDIGRDCMFSSKITCLGGDGHAIFDIDSGDRINLNPDNVRSGKLSINIGSHVWVGYQAFIMSGADIGSGTVIGARTLVSKPIPNNVIAAGKPAAVIKKDVTWRRDPFSHNIYDNPDSLEAEFIKRTGE
- a CDS encoding glycosyltransferase; its protein translation is MKKALIVAGAGGFITHFELSDIDILIDMGYHVICAANFDNPLYEFDIDTLNRRNVTIYNIPMSNRPSDIVSHVRSFFCLKRIIRRENVDIIHCHTQVPSAISRMSAGRTKAGIIYTSHGFHFYGKSSLTVRIIKYIEKKLAKKTDCIITINNDDYNNALKLASGRTIVRKIPGIGIDTERYIPAEASGKSVRASSGIPDGAFYIISAGMLNDNKNHITVIKAIAALDNPNIYYDIFGEGPKRPELEQAIASYGLTGKVRLRGYRSDMYNYFPAADCSVFVSKHEGLGMAALESLSCGIPVIATNLSGTREYIINGTNGFFIDAWNNVSQLANIIDSCCTDRRILKNMAHDCRKTATMFDISISRTIMKEIYNDIDKRTKHNRYK
- a CDS encoding glycosyltransferase, encoding MISTNERSTTGTNKKISVIMGVYNQNNFRILFDAVNSILNQTYSNFEFLIYNDGSNPEVSEELLRLSGLDKRIRILSSAENHGLAYALNVCIDNADGEYIARMDDDDISLPDRFEKQINFLENNPQYSWCGTSALLFDNSGIWGRRIMVEIPEAADYLRYSPYIHPSVMFRSDALRKAGGYHSSVRTLRCEDYELFMRMTMDGYKGFNLQLPLFMYREDINNVHRRKLRFRIDETRLRLCYFRKLGILFPFGWIYVLRPLAGFFIPDFLLHHIKRNETA
- a CDS encoding sugar transferase, whose protein sequence is MNLYMIIKRIFDIVISVSALIFLTPVFAVIAVLIYHEDHGKIFYTSNRVGLNGRIFRIYKFRSMKMNADNLEDTLNENEIEQYFKEFKIVNDPRITRIGRVLRKTSLDEIPQFFNILKGDMSLIGPRPILKSELNKYYPANQDKLLKVRPGLTGYWQSHGRNNVSYKNNARQNMELYYVDNCSFIFDIIIFFETFIAVFNTRGAN
- the rnhA gene encoding ribonuclease HI translates to MNVTIYTDGAARGNPDGPGGYGTVIHYVDPKGELHVREFSAGYKKTTNNRMELMAAIAGLEALTRPCNVNLISDSKYLVDAFNQHWIEGWIKKGWKRGKNEPVKNVDLWKRLLEAMKIHNVTFTWVKGHAGHEMNERCDELATTAADGSNLLDDIAAE
- a CDS encoding ABC transporter permease, translating into MKKSESLKQYFFVLRQLVSRELKRKYARSYLGILWSVLNPMLSMAVLSMIFSTMFKKSIQNFPIYYLTGLIIWQLFSTATSTSITTLVDNRQLLLKVKLSKETFVLARVFTAVANFGYTFIAYIIMLFVFKIKFNPYMLLLPIDVIFLTLFSIGMAYILSTCYVFFADINHLYSVVLTLWMYMSAIFYPIDSVPVSMQLIIGYNPMFSYINFARDCVLNAKLPDATDFTQIAAWGIVSFAIGTYVFKKNENKVMQVS